The Novosphingobium sp. 9U genome includes a window with the following:
- a CDS encoding ABC transporter ATP-binding protein: MADSHVRVDWRAFTIWVRDILGPEKKFVCLGLIYGVAIGLLSLATPISVQMLINSVTNTALPAPLFTLAGVLLALLLFWALLNAFRLHLMELFRRRFFARLVADITLRSVYAQNPFFHDERRGDLFNRFFELMTIQKAVPSLLIGGFTVIFQATIGFVVTAFYHPFFLLFNLGFIACVALIWFVWAGGGMRTAVTLSQRKYEAAHWLESVGGSNGFYKSSRHLDYAMDMSERRTAGYVQAHKAHLRYAFPQAVALLVLYAVASAGLLALGGWLVIQGQLSIGQLVAAELILSSVFYGAAQLGPYVDSFYDLVAAVEELSLFHHIAQEDVHSGKAGQRLRDGGLRLVDACASDRFGPARLNLELAAGTQAIAAAEPGMERLLATLLKRHVRVASGLVTLGGADIGSLDMFRLRSDVIVLDRATIVESTARDYLSLANPQADSARVMALLRAVGLELRLSSLPDGLDTQLSSTGWPLSQSEILSLKLAGALLAQPRILVLSSIFDSVPQSRVLSAAALLREAGTTLVWFTHRTDHEGLDAWLWVGRNEQFVTAERARFTRALTAAEEGTHAVSS; encoded by the coding sequence GTGGCTGACAGTCATGTGCGGGTGGACTGGCGCGCATTCACGATCTGGGTGCGCGACATTCTCGGACCCGAGAAGAAGTTTGTCTGTCTCGGGCTGATCTATGGTGTCGCCATTGGGCTGCTTTCGCTCGCGACACCCATCTCTGTGCAGATGCTCATCAACTCCGTGACCAACACGGCGCTTCCGGCGCCCCTGTTCACGCTCGCGGGCGTGCTGCTGGCGCTTTTGCTGTTCTGGGCTTTGCTGAATGCCTTCAGGCTGCACCTGATGGAGCTGTTCCGCCGCCGGTTCTTCGCAAGGCTGGTCGCCGACATCACGCTGCGTTCCGTTTACGCGCAGAACCCCTTCTTCCACGACGAGCGACGAGGAGATCTGTTCAATCGCTTCTTCGAGTTGATGACGATACAGAAAGCCGTGCCGTCCTTGCTGATCGGCGGCTTCACGGTAATATTCCAGGCTACGATCGGCTTCGTGGTGACGGCGTTCTACCACCCGTTCTTTCTGCTGTTCAATCTTGGCTTCATTGCCTGCGTCGCGCTGATCTGGTTCGTATGGGCGGGCGGCGGCATGCGGACGGCCGTGACGCTCAGCCAGCGCAAGTACGAGGCAGCGCACTGGCTGGAAAGCGTCGGCGGATCCAATGGGTTCTACAAGTCCAGCCGGCATCTTGATTACGCAATGGACATGTCAGAGCGTCGCACCGCCGGCTACGTCCAGGCGCACAAGGCGCATCTGCGCTATGCCTTCCCTCAGGCGGTGGCGCTGCTGGTGCTCTATGCAGTGGCGAGTGCGGGCCTGCTGGCGCTGGGCGGATGGCTCGTCATCCAGGGCCAGTTGTCGATCGGGCAGCTGGTCGCGGCCGAGCTGATCCTGTCCAGCGTCTTCTACGGCGCTGCGCAGCTGGGCCCCTACGTCGACTCATTTTACGACCTTGTCGCCGCAGTGGAGGAGCTTTCCCTGTTCCACCACATCGCGCAGGAGGATGTGCACAGCGGGAAGGCGGGCCAGCGGCTTCGCGACGGCGGCCTGCGGCTGGTGGACGCCTGCGCAAGCGATCGCTTCGGCCCGGCCCGCCTGAACCTAGAACTCGCCGCCGGAACCCAGGCGATCGCCGCCGCCGAGCCGGGCATGGAGCGCCTGCTTGCAACCCTGCTGAAGCGCCACGTACGCGTCGCCAGCGGCCTCGTGACACTTGGGGGCGCGGATATCGGCAGCCTCGACATGTTCCGCCTGCGCAGCGACGTAATCGTGCTCGATCGCGCTACCATCGTGGAAAGCACGGCCCGCGATTACCTCAGCCTTGCGAACCCACAGGCAGACTCTGCACGAGTCATGGCGCTCCTGCGAGCGGTCGGCCTCGAGCTGCGACTTTCATCCCTCCCGGATGGCCTGGACACGCAATTGTCCTCGACCGGGTGGCCGCTCTCGCAATCGGAGATCCTGTCTCTCAAGCTGGCAGGAGCCTTGCTTGCGCAGCCTCGCATCCTGGTGCTGTCCAGCATTTTCGACAGTGTACCACAAAGCCGCGTCTTGTCAGCAGCCGCCCTGCTGCGGGAGGCAGGCACGACATTGGTCTGGTTCACCCATCGCACCGACCACGAAGGCCTCGATGCCTGGCTCTGGGTCGGCCGCAACGAACAGTTCGTCACTGCCGAGCGCGCGCGCTTCACCCGCGCATTGACGGCAGCTGAAGAGGGCACCCATGCCGTTTCATCCTGA
- a CDS encoding efflux RND transporter periplasmic adaptor subunit, translated as MPFHPDHIGHFQTLAAIRVPRITRVLAAMLVIGLAGVAAILFFVPWQQTSTATGTVIALDPRDRVQNVTALVPGRIEQWFVTDGSEVRKGDRIAQIVDNDSHLIARLQAERAQLTAEIAAVRQAMEVAQRDVGRMQSLYVEGLAPRRDLELAQIKVADYRAKVAKGEADRNRLNVDISRQSAQVIRAPRDGRILRILGGDNATLVKSGDVIATFAPEQAVRVVELYVDGRDVPLIHAGRRVRLEFEGWPAIQFSGWPSVAVGMFDGRVKAIDVSASANGLFRILVEPLPGARPWPQEPFVRLGAKAKGWVLMDIVPSGYELWRLLNDFPLQYPAQAISPDNPQAKQEAGSGLK; from the coding sequence ATGCCGTTTCATCCTGATCACATCGGTCACTTCCAAACCCTTGCCGCCATTCGCGTTCCGCGGATCACGCGTGTCTTGGCCGCCATGCTTGTCATCGGGCTGGCGGGCGTGGCCGCAATCCTGTTCTTCGTTCCATGGCAGCAGACCTCAACCGCCACCGGCACCGTCATCGCTCTCGATCCGCGTGACCGGGTGCAGAACGTCACCGCGCTCGTGCCCGGGCGCATCGAGCAGTGGTTCGTGACCGATGGCAGCGAAGTCCGCAAGGGTGACCGGATCGCCCAGATCGTCGACAATGACTCCCACTTGATCGCCCGCTTGCAAGCCGAGCGCGCGCAACTCACCGCCGAGATCGCGGCGGTCCGGCAGGCCATGGAGGTGGCCCAGCGCGATGTCGGACGCATGCAGTCCCTCTACGTTGAGGGATTGGCGCCGCGTCGCGACCTTGAACTCGCCCAGATCAAGGTCGCCGACTACCGGGCCAAGGTCGCCAAAGGTGAGGCGGACCGCAACCGCCTGAATGTCGACATCAGCCGCCAATCGGCTCAAGTCATTCGTGCGCCCCGTGATGGCCGCATTCTGCGCATCCTGGGTGGTGACAACGCCACGTTGGTGAAGTCGGGCGACGTGATCGCCACCTTTGCGCCTGAACAGGCCGTGCGCGTAGTCGAGCTCTACGTCGATGGTCGGGACGTACCGCTGATACATGCGGGACGCCGAGTCCGCCTGGAGTTCGAAGGCTGGCCGGCCATCCAGTTCAGCGGATGGCCGTCCGTGGCAGTCGGCATGTTCGACGGCAGGGTCAAAGCCATCGATGTTTCGGCCTCGGCCAATGGTCTCTTTCGTATCCTGGTCGAGCCGCTGCCTGGCGCCCGTCCCTGGCCTCAAGAGCCTTTCGTGCGCCTTGGCGCAAAGGCGAAAGGCTGGGTGCTGATGGACATCGTGCCCAGCGGCTATGAGTTGTGGCGGCTCCTCAACGACTTTCCGCTGCAGTATCCGGCGCAGGCCATCTCGCCGGACAATCCGCAGGCCAAGCAGGAGGCGGGCAGTGGCCTCAAGTAA
- a CDS encoding TolC family protein: MASSKWRPVVAAVMLAGSTCAQAQVVAPLPRVADEQTGPLHLRDLLSSSARHAPQILEGLARVRAAEGKRLSVDGAFDTVFSAEAFTRPSGYYDGSFLDLKVTRPFETIGGQTYSGYRVSRGSFPIYEDKAYTNRLGEIRVGAVFSLLRDREIDERRFARTSADADVALADAERQMIAIGVQRRAIDAYSSWIAAGQRVGVYAELVKLAEERQAGLRRSVDAGLRPAIVLVENDQNLLRRRSLLVQAQQALTVAANSLSLYWRDHTGAGLMPTPVHLPSELPAVIPAKYSMADRFRPDQAAAELRERLVRERLTLDRNSLLPRLDMEVEASRNFGDEGLGGRSRFGNDVRFGLRLSVPLQQRGARGRIAQTEGEIAAARQRIRWLDDQISAEIRGLGVQARALERVVAIAVEEKSRADQMAVAERRRFTMGASDLFLVNTREEAAANAALSVIDVQLRRFAISADLAAATGDVDQLGLR, encoded by the coding sequence GTGGCCTCAAGTAAGTGGCGCCCGGTGGTTGCGGCCGTCATGCTCGCCGGTTCGACCTGTGCACAGGCGCAGGTCGTTGCTCCGCTACCGCGCGTTGCCGATGAGCAGACCGGGCCGCTGCACTTGCGCGATCTGCTATCGTCCAGCGCCAGGCACGCGCCGCAGATCCTCGAAGGGCTTGCGCGCGTTCGCGCGGCTGAGGGCAAGCGCCTGAGCGTCGATGGCGCATTCGACACCGTCTTCTCGGCCGAAGCCTTTACCCGCCCTTCCGGCTACTATGACGGATCGTTCCTCGACCTGAAGGTGACCCGACCCTTCGAGACGATCGGCGGGCAGACCTACTCCGGTTATCGCGTCTCCCGCGGATCTTTCCCGATCTACGAGGACAAGGCGTACACCAACCGGCTGGGCGAGATCCGCGTGGGCGCGGTCTTCTCTCTCCTGCGCGATCGAGAGATCGATGAGCGGCGCTTCGCCCGCACCAGCGCGGACGCGGACGTGGCTCTAGCCGACGCCGAGCGGCAGATGATCGCAATCGGCGTGCAGCGGCGCGCGATCGATGCGTATTCGAGCTGGATCGCCGCCGGACAGCGGGTGGGCGTGTACGCCGAACTGGTGAAGCTGGCAGAGGAGCGGCAAGCCGGCCTGCGCCGCTCGGTCGACGCCGGCTTGCGCCCCGCCATCGTGCTGGTGGAGAACGATCAGAACCTGCTGCGCCGCCGCTCCTTGCTGGTGCAGGCACAGCAAGCCCTGACGGTCGCTGCCAACAGCCTCTCGCTCTACTGGCGGGACCACACCGGAGCGGGGCTCATGCCAACGCCTGTCCATCTTCCAAGTGAGCTGCCTGCGGTTATTCCCGCGAAGTACAGCATGGCGGATCGCTTCCGTCCCGACCAGGCGGCGGCAGAACTGCGCGAGAGGCTGGTGCGAGAAAGGCTCACGCTTGATCGCAACAGCTTGCTGCCGCGCCTTGATATGGAGGTAGAAGCCTCCCGTAATTTCGGAGATGAGGGTCTGGGCGGTCGCTCGCGGTTCGGCAACGACGTGCGCTTCGGCTTGCGCTTGTCGGTGCCGCTGCAGCAGCGCGGCGCGCGCGGACGGATCGCGCAGACCGAGGGTGAGATCGCCGCGGCACGACAGCGCATCCGCTGGCTGGACGACCAGATCTCAGCCGAGATCCGGGGCTTGGGCGTGCAGGCGCGAGCGCTCGAGCGAGTTGTGGCGATCGCGGTCGAGGAGAAGAGCCGCGCCGATCAGATGGCCGTGGCCGAGCGACGGCGTTTCACCATGGGGGCAAGCGATCTCTTCCTGGTGAACACCCGTGAGGAGGCTGCTGCCAACGCCGCCTTGTCGGTCATAGACGTGCAACTGCGTCGTTTCGCGATCAGCGCGGATCTGGCGGCGGCGACGGGCGATGTGGATCAACTCGGCTTGCGCTGA
- a CDS encoding sensor domain-containing diguanylate cyclase produces MINDGKQGRKANVAVSPWVTAGALYFLLAAATIHFSSNGRDIATVWPANAVLTAMLLHLPRSRWLQILAAGFVANCAANLVTRGTIAGPLLYGVSNLLEVLIVALAAGRHGRSASILSAPSTLIRFILVAGLLAPLSSGIFGATTAYLIFDQKLATAFATWVLSDALGLLIFTPVFLAVFRGDFRQWCRSAPGLLKMEALAHLVATSAIAGLVFFGAQKPLLFLIYAPVMFVTFRIGPLGTKVAVMLVALIGAVATMRGYGPIVMFGTNPVGHAHMFQLFIAVLLLTCLPVAAEVSARARMTAQLAERERELSRRAVTDPLTGVFNRFGLEALTAPASAKQSQMCLVAIDVDHFKQINDRWGHAGGDRALAHLASVLRTVVRPHDIVCRVGGDEFVLLLPGLDLTRGEAVCARILNELRTRSFSPDGVNQITIALSCGVAVAQSGENYGDTLRRADEALYRAKSAGRNAVRAAA; encoded by the coding sequence ATGATCAATGATGGTAAACAAGGTCGAAAGGCAAACGTCGCAGTCTCGCCTTGGGTCACTGCCGGCGCACTGTACTTCTTGCTCGCCGCGGCAACGATCCACTTCAGCAGCAACGGTCGGGACATCGCCACCGTGTGGCCCGCGAATGCTGTGCTCACCGCGATGCTGCTCCACTTGCCTCGATCGAGGTGGCTGCAGATACTAGCAGCAGGCTTTGTGGCCAATTGCGCCGCGAACCTCGTGACGCGCGGGACGATTGCAGGACCCTTGCTGTATGGTGTTTCGAACCTCTTGGAGGTGCTGATCGTCGCACTTGCAGCGGGTCGCCACGGCAGGAGTGCGTCGATCCTGAGTGCACCGAGTACACTGATCCGCTTTATCCTCGTCGCTGGATTGTTAGCGCCCCTTTCCAGCGGCATCTTCGGCGCGACAACTGCTTACTTGATCTTCGATCAGAAGCTGGCGACCGCATTCGCCACCTGGGTGCTCAGTGATGCATTGGGGCTGTTGATCTTCACCCCTGTGTTCCTCGCGGTGTTCCGGGGCGATTTTCGCCAATGGTGCCGATCTGCCCCGGGGTTGCTGAAAATGGAGGCGCTTGCTCACTTGGTGGCGACTTCCGCGATTGCCGGTCTCGTGTTTTTCGGTGCGCAGAAGCCGCTGCTGTTCCTGATCTATGCGCCGGTCATGTTCGTCACCTTCAGGATTGGGCCGCTCGGCACCAAGGTCGCCGTCATGCTGGTTGCACTCATTGGCGCGGTGGCAACGATGCGCGGCTATGGGCCGATCGTCATGTTCGGGACCAATCCGGTGGGACACGCACACATGTTCCAGTTGTTTATCGCGGTGTTGTTGCTGACCTGCCTACCCGTAGCGGCCGAAGTGTCCGCACGTGCTCGAATGACCGCACAACTCGCGGAGCGTGAAAGGGAACTGTCGAGGCGCGCGGTGACAGACCCGCTGACAGGCGTGTTCAATCGCTTCGGTCTTGAGGCGCTGACCGCACCAGCATCCGCCAAACAGTCGCAGATGTGCCTGGTGGCGATCGACGTCGATCACTTCAAGCAGATCAACGATCGCTGGGGCCATGCGGGCGGCGACCGCGCCCTCGCCCACTTGGCGAGCGTTCTGCGCACCGTAGTCCGGCCTCACGATATCGTCTGCCGCGTCGGTGGTGACGAGTTCGTTCTCCTGCTGCCCGGCCTGGACCTGACACGCGGCGAGGCAGTCTGTGCCCGCATCCTCAATGAGCTTCGCACCCGCTCGTTTTCGCCCGACGGCGTGAACCAGATCACCATCGCGCTGAGTTGCGGAGTGGCGGTCGCACAGTCCGGGGAGAACTACGGTGACACGCTGCGCAGGGCCGACGAGGCGCTGTACCGCGCCAAGTCGGCGGGCCGCAACGCTGTCCGGGCGGCGGCCTGA
- a CDS encoding DUF3429 domain-containing protein produces the protein MVTVLALGPDRWHFAALSLGYAYPALILSFLGGMWWGLAARHAGEPPAWVWLAAVAPSLVALATAVPWAIGATWPAPSLVALGVSLLLSLLVDRQLATIGLAPLWWMSLRNPLSLGLGILTLTTATIG, from the coding sequence GTGGTTACCGTGCTGGCACTTGGGCCAGATCGATGGCATTTCGCAGCCCTGTCGCTCGGCTATGCGTACCCTGCGCTGATCCTCAGCTTTCTGGGTGGCATGTGGTGGGGCTTGGCGGCCCGCCACGCCGGCGAGCCGCCGGCATGGGTCTGGCTGGCAGCAGTGGCACCATCATTGGTCGCCTTAGCGACGGCCGTACCTTGGGCCATTGGAGCTACCTGGCCAGCGCCATCGCTGGTGGCGCTTGGGGTATCTCTGCTCCTCAGCCTGCTTGTCGATCGCCAACTGGCCACCATTGGCCTTGCACCCTTGTGGTGGATGTCCTTGCGTAATCCGTTGTCCTTAGGGCTTGGGATACTTACCCTGACGACAGCCACGATCGGCTGA
- a CDS encoding thermonuclease family protein: protein MIRLAIIAALASFQPAVAQTITGTAHAGDGDSFEVAGTKVRLFGVDAPEYRQTCQVNHSEWACGADAASALRVLIDNRLVTCIRRDTDVYNRTVANCMINGQDVAAQLVAQGYAIVLENGQADYAVIEARANAGKVGIWATKFDMPVDWRRAHARNPDAVRSPNSEQWSAPVRSQPRSSGYMYRNCDQARAAGAAPMRRGTAAYNPSLDGDNDGLACEPYRGRR from the coding sequence ATGATCCGCCTCGCCATCATCGCGGCCCTCGCGTCGTTTCAGCCCGCCGTTGCACAAACGATCACCGGTACCGCCCACGCTGGCGACGGTGACAGCTTTGAGGTCGCGGGCACGAAGGTCCGCTTGTTCGGCGTCGACGCGCCGGAGTATCGCCAGACCTGTCAGGTAAATCACTCGGAATGGGCGTGCGGGGCTGACGCCGCCTCTGCGCTTCGCGTGCTGATCGACAATCGCCTGGTCACCTGCATTCGTCGTGACACCGACGTGTACAACAGGACCGTGGCGAACTGCATGATCAACGGACAGGACGTGGCAGCGCAGCTCGTTGCGCAGGGATACGCGATCGTTCTGGAGAATGGACAGGCCGACTATGCAGTGATCGAGGCTCGCGCGAACGCCGGAAAGGTCGGCATCTGGGCGACCAAGTTCGACATGCCAGTAGATTGGAGGCGCGCCCACGCTCGAAATCCCGACGCAGTGCGTTCGCCAAATTCCGAGCAATGGAGTGCGCCGGTCCGCTCGCAGCCTCGAAGCTCAGGGTACATGTACCGAAACTGCGATCAGGCTCGAGCCGCAGGAGCGGCTCCGATGCGTAGAGGAACGGCAGCATACAACCCGAGCCTTGATGGCGATAATGACGGGCTCGCCTGTGAGCCTTATCGCGGCCGACGCTAG
- a CDS encoding PAS domain S-box protein: MNSSDRRLDAIVNNSIMAIFLMDDRQHCVFMNGAAEALTGYRLEEALSRPLHDVVHHQRPDGTSYPLAECPIDRAFPERERMQGEEVFVHKDGHFYPVAFTASPIAGDDGQPVGTIIEVRDLTEEKAREAALKESESRFRNMADHAPVMMWVTDPTGFCTYLNRQWYELTGQTEAEAQGFGWLEATHPEDRQRAEDAFIAANASHGPFRIEYRLRHASGSYRWAIDAASPRFGDDGEYLGYVGSVIDIDERREAEEKLAVSEEQLRLALEVAEIGQWDVDQATGSMFWPPRVKAMFGISPDVPVTLDDFHSGVHPDDQEKTRTAYESASDSDMRSLYDVEYRTVGKEDGVIRWVAAKGRGLFDAQGACVRVIGTAIDITSRKADEIRLHQLNERLEHEVTERTAERNRVWEMSRDLLAIMGFDGYLKAINPAWEVTLGRDAATLLALSFTDQVHPDDHEAVSAVMERLLRGETVERFEDRLAHADGSWRWISWTLVPEGDVFYAVGRDVTPEKEAAEELQYAQQALRQSQKMEAMGQLTGGVAHDFNNLLTPIVGALDLLKRKGLGGEREQRLIEGATQSADRARTLVQRLLAFARRQPLQPAAVDIVKLVEGMADLLASTTGPQVRVVVDVADDLPAAMADPNQLEMALLNLGVNARDAMPQGGTLRISATRDAVRFPRGALKRGHYVRLSVADTGVGMDEATLARAIEPFFSTKGIGKGTGLGLSMAHGLAAQLGGALTIKSREGLGTNVELWLPISTMTQDSEDKSVVPALSSAAQGIVLLVDDEDTVRASTADMLEEFGYEVHQATSAEAAIAFVEEGLLPDLLVSDHLMPGMSGVELALTLREILPQLRVLIVSGYADVEGLTPDLPRLTKPFRSAELAESLAALASARHQTR, encoded by the coding sequence ATGAACTCAAGCGATCGTCGTTTGGATGCAATCGTGAACAACAGCATCATGGCGATTTTCCTCATGGATGATCGACAGCACTGCGTTTTCATGAACGGAGCGGCCGAAGCGCTGACCGGCTACCGACTTGAGGAGGCCCTTAGCCGTCCCCTGCATGACGTAGTCCATCATCAGCGTCCGGACGGTACTTCCTATCCTCTGGCGGAATGTCCGATCGATCGGGCGTTTCCGGAACGCGAACGGATGCAGGGCGAAGAGGTGTTCGTTCACAAGGATGGCCACTTCTACCCAGTGGCCTTCACGGCCTCTCCGATCGCGGGTGATGATGGACAGCCGGTCGGCACCATCATCGAAGTGCGGGATTTGACGGAAGAAAAGGCGCGGGAAGCGGCTTTGAAGGAAAGCGAGAGCCGCTTCCGAAACATGGCGGATCATGCCCCGGTCATGATGTGGGTCACCGATCCAACCGGTTTCTGTACGTACCTCAATCGCCAATGGTACGAGCTCACCGGGCAGACCGAGGCCGAAGCGCAGGGGTTTGGATGGCTTGAGGCGACCCATCCAGAGGACCGACAACGTGCGGAGGACGCGTTCATCGCCGCGAACGCGAGTCATGGCCCATTTCGCATCGAGTATCGCCTCCGCCATGCATCCGGCAGCTACCGGTGGGCGATCGATGCTGCGAGTCCGCGGTTTGGAGATGATGGCGAGTATCTTGGCTATGTGGGATCCGTCATTGACATCGATGAACGGCGAGAGGCGGAGGAGAAGCTCGCAGTAAGTGAGGAGCAACTGCGGCTTGCCCTGGAGGTCGCCGAGATAGGTCAGTGGGATGTCGATCAAGCCACTGGCAGCATGTTCTGGCCACCCCGCGTCAAAGCCATGTTCGGTATTTCGCCTGATGTGCCGGTCACGCTGGACGACTTTCACTCGGGTGTGCATCCGGATGACCAGGAAAAAACCCGGACGGCTTACGAGTCTGCCAGCGATTCTGACATGCGGTCCTTGTACGATGTTGAGTACCGCACCGTTGGCAAGGAAGACGGCGTCATTCGGTGGGTCGCGGCCAAGGGCCGGGGTCTATTTGATGCGCAAGGTGCATGCGTCCGGGTGATCGGCACTGCGATCGATATAACGTCGCGAAAGGCCGACGAAATCAGGCTCCATCAGCTGAACGAGCGGCTCGAGCACGAGGTCACTGAACGGACAGCAGAGCGCAACCGCGTTTGGGAGATGAGCCGCGACCTGCTGGCGATCATGGGGTTTGATGGTTACCTGAAGGCAATCAACCCGGCTTGGGAGGTAACCCTCGGACGCGACGCGGCGACACTGCTTGCCCTATCCTTTACCGATCAGGTGCATCCCGACGATCACGAGGCCGTGAGCGCTGTTATGGAGCGGCTGCTCAGGGGCGAGACAGTCGAGCGGTTCGAAGATCGGCTTGCCCATGCGGATGGGTCGTGGCGCTGGATCTCATGGACATTGGTGCCCGAGGGAGACGTTTTCTACGCCGTGGGCCGGGACGTCACGCCGGAGAAGGAGGCGGCCGAAGAATTGCAGTACGCTCAGCAAGCCCTGCGTCAGAGCCAGAAGATGGAAGCCATGGGGCAACTCACTGGAGGTGTCGCACACGACTTCAATAACTTGCTGACGCCGATCGTGGGCGCGCTTGATCTTCTGAAGCGCAAAGGTCTTGGTGGCGAGCGCGAACAGCGGCTGATCGAGGGGGCTACCCAATCTGCCGATCGCGCAAGGACGCTGGTCCAGCGACTTCTCGCCTTCGCAAGGCGCCAGCCCTTGCAGCCTGCGGCGGTAGATATCGTCAAGCTGGTGGAAGGCATGGCCGACCTGCTCGCCAGCACGACCGGTCCGCAGGTTCGTGTCGTCGTCGATGTAGCAGATGATCTCCCGGCCGCTATGGCCGACCCAAATCAACTCGAGATGGCGCTCCTCAATCTTGGCGTGAATGCGCGAGACGCAATGCCACAAGGTGGCACGCTCAGGATCAGCGCGACCCGCGACGCTGTTCGCTTCCCGCGTGGAGCCCTCAAGAGAGGGCATTACGTTCGATTGTCCGTGGCTGACACTGGCGTCGGCATGGATGAGGCGACGCTTGCGCGGGCAATCGAACCGTTCTTCTCCACCAAAGGCATCGGCAAGGGAACAGGGCTTGGGCTTTCGATGGCACACGGGCTGGCCGCTCAGCTTGGCGGCGCTTTGACGATAAAGAGCCGGGAAGGCTTGGGCACCAATGTCGAACTCTGGCTTCCTATCAGCACAATGACGCAAGACAGTGAAGACAAGTCAGTTGTTCCTGCCCTAAGCAGCGCCGCCCAAGGCATTGTACTTCTCGTTGATGATGAGGACACGGTTCGGGCCAGCACTGCCGACATGCTGGAGGAGTTCGGATATGAGGTGCACCAGGCAACCTCAGCCGAGGCTGCGATAGCGTTTGTTGAAGAGGGCTTGTTACCCGACTTGCTCGTATCCGATCACCTCATGCCAGGCATGAGCGGAGTAGAGCTTGCGCTGACGCTCCGCGAGATCCTGCCACAGCTGCGCGTGCTGATTGTTTCAGGGTACGCGGACGTCGAAGGTCTTACTCCCGACCTGCCACGACTTACCAAGCCTTTCAGAAGCGCAGAGCTCGCCGAAAGCCTCGCCGCGCTTGCGTCGGCTCGGCATCAAACAAGATGA
- a CDS encoding flavin reductase family protein — protein MTIEPSILYLGTPVVLISTLNEDGTPNLAPMSSAWWLGWRCMLGLQTASQTPQNMMRTGECVLNLPTVHQVDAVDRLARLTGSKKVPDLKKQLGYDYEPSKFEVAGLTPISSQTVAAPRALQCPIQLEAVLADRHDIMADDPQVAGLLSAFEVRITRVHVLPELLMEGHENRIDPAKWQPLIMNFQKFYGVSNVEAAPSRLAQIDESKYRMPDVDRARVAALQSAC, from the coding sequence GTGACCATCGAGCCATCCATCCTGTACCTCGGTACGCCTGTTGTGCTGATCAGCACGCTAAATGAGGACGGCACGCCGAACCTGGCGCCGATGTCATCGGCATGGTGGCTAGGTTGGCGGTGTATGCTGGGCCTGCAGACCGCGTCTCAGACGCCGCAGAACATGATGCGGACGGGCGAGTGCGTGTTGAACCTGCCGACGGTGCACCAGGTCGACGCCGTGGACCGGCTCGCGCGTCTGACGGGCTCCAAGAAAGTTCCGGATCTCAAGAAGCAGCTTGGCTATGACTACGAACCAAGCAAGTTCGAGGTGGCCGGGCTGACGCCGATTTCCTCGCAAACCGTCGCGGCTCCTCGCGCGCTTCAGTGCCCGATCCAGCTCGAGGCCGTGCTGGCCGACCGGCATGACATCATGGCCGACGATCCCCAGGTTGCGGGTCTCCTTTCGGCTTTCGAGGTACGCATCACCCGCGTCCACGTCCTTCCAGAACTGCTCATGGAAGGGCACGAAAATCGGATCGACCCGGCGAAGTGGCAGCCGCTGATCATGAATTTCCAAAAGTTCTACGGTGTGTCTAACGTTGAGGCTGCTCCATCTCGCCTCGCGCAGATCGATGAGAGCAAGTATCGCATGCCGGACGTAGATCGCGCCCGCGTTGCTGCCCTACAAAGCGCCTGCTGA
- a CDS encoding contact-dependent growth inhibition system immunity protein produces the protein MWGGAAPQRGTAPRTQRGLWVTGFKEGDPDEAPTPMVAAIWKSWKKPLDELSDDEIGQLVVQNTGYPYLLDVLWPKLNADPLFDGGYYPGDVLSNLIRAEAAIWVDRLDYKAELASFYFRALDCPDDENDAFRESLGLQGSSSRQ, from the coding sequence GTGTGGGGCGGCGCTGCCCCGCAGCGTGGCACCGCTCCAAGAACTCAGCGTGGTTTGTGGGTAACCGGCTTCAAGGAAGGTGATCCCGATGAAGCACCAACTCCGATGGTTGCAGCAATTTGGAAGTCTTGGAAGAAGCCATTAGACGAGCTATCTGACGATGAGATCGGTCAATTAGTGGTTCAAAATACCGGATACCCGTATCTCCTCGATGTGCTATGGCCTAAGTTGAACGCTGATCCCCTTTTTGACGGCGGCTACTATCCCGGTGACGTGCTTTCAAACCTGATCCGCGCTGAAGCAGCCATCTGGGTAGATCGGCTAGATTACAAGGCAGAGCTTGCATCCTTTTACTTTCGTGCGCTTGATTGCCCTGACGACGAGAACGACGCATTTCGGGAGAGCCTCGGGCTCCAAGGGTCTAGCTCAAGGCAATGA